One genomic segment of Amycolatopsis sp. WQ 127309 includes these proteins:
- a CDS encoding DUF2188 domain-containing protein, protein MTRGDVHTYYEDGLWKNRIEGGVRASNTSARRSDAVSSGRTMARRKRVTHFVHDAAGNVESRKTYGPRS, encoded by the coding sequence GTGACTCGCGGAGACGTGCACACGTACTACGAAGACGGACTGTGGAAGAACCGGATCGAGGGCGGCGTCCGCGCCTCGAACACCTCGGCCCGCCGCAGCGACGCGGTGTCGTCCGGGCGCACGATGGCGCGCCGGAAGCGGGTCACGCATTTCGTCCACGACGCCGCGGGAAACGTCGAAAGCCGGAAAACGTACGGGCCGCGTTCCTGA
- a CDS encoding STAS domain-containing protein: protein METPRPDGTGPADDLLTVTRQSAGDGDVSVRARGEVDASTSPVLEDALTAELAGGPRRLTLDLDSVTFFSSAGISTLVTVQGRCADRGTRFVVLAPRRVRRVIGLAGIDRVVTVLDSGAPGPGGT from the coding sequence ATGGAGACGCCGCGCCCGGACGGCACCGGACCCGCCGACGACCTGCTCACGGTGACCCGGCAGAGCGCCGGTGACGGCGACGTGAGCGTGCGGGCGCGCGGCGAGGTCGACGCCTCGACCAGCCCCGTCCTGGAGGACGCGCTGACCGCGGAGCTCGCCGGCGGCCCGCGCCGGCTCACGCTCGACCTCGACTCCGTGACCTTCTTCAGCTCCGCCGGCATCTCGACGCTGGTGACCGTGCAGGGGCGCTGCGCCGACCGCGGAACGAGGTTCGTCGTCCTCGCACCGCGCCGGGTCCGGCGGGTGATCGGCCTCGCCGGGATCGACCGGGTCGTGACCGTGCTCGACTCGGGCGCCCCCGGCCCGGGCGGCACTTGA